The following coding sequences lie in one Mycobacterium gordonae genomic window:
- a CDS encoding TetR/AcrR family transcriptional regulator, which yields MTGRIYGGLSPEQRSQGRRARLVEAARALIAECGVAPLTVDIVAQRANLSKRYFYTEFDTKDDLLDACAEELFGRLYAQMEEVLAAAPLTERVARTVRVVVHTLASDPADARLYMECPAYPRLRERQQRAVRDFSEYMAAHAIAFTGDPRPGVDRVLATRALVAGTTELIIGWLHGDIDTDEDSIVATLTATSLGAAATL from the coding sequence ATGACCGGCCGTATCTATGGCGGACTGAGCCCTGAGCAGCGCTCGCAGGGCCGCCGCGCACGCTTGGTGGAGGCAGCCCGTGCGTTGATTGCCGAGTGCGGCGTGGCGCCCCTGACCGTCGACATTGTCGCCCAGCGGGCGAACCTCAGCAAGCGGTACTTCTACACCGAGTTCGACACCAAGGATGACCTGCTCGACGCGTGCGCCGAAGAACTGTTCGGTCGGTTGTACGCGCAGATGGAGGAGGTGCTGGCCGCTGCCCCGCTCACCGAGCGCGTCGCGCGCACGGTGCGGGTGGTCGTACACACCCTGGCCTCCGATCCAGCCGACGCGCGGCTGTACATGGAGTGCCCGGCCTACCCGCGACTACGCGAACGCCAACAGCGGGCGGTGCGCGACTTCAGTGAGTACATGGCCGCTCATGCGATCGCGTTCACCGGAGATCCCAGGCCGGGAGTCGACCGGGTGCTCGCCACCCGCGCGCTGGTCGCCGGAACGACCGAGCTCATCATCGGCTGGCTGCACGGAGACATCGACACCGACGAGGACAGCATCGTCGCGACGCTGACCGCCACCTCACTCGGAGCGGCGGCGACGCTGTGA
- a CDS encoding amidase, translating to MNFEEYRTYDATGLAKLVADREVSAAELLTLARERAAAVNPRINAIVRDVPASPSEELDGPFAGVPFLIKDLAQDYAGLPSSQGSRALMSTPVAEHSTIVQRWIDAGLVIFGKTNLPEFGAKGITESEAWGPARNPWDTQRTPGGSSGGSAAAVAAGIVPCAGANDGGGSIRIPAACCGLIGLKPGRGLTPMGPATSESMHGAAVQGVVSRTVRDTAAMLDVICGGEPSGPYLPALPASPFAAAVGQDPGRLRIGVRVPSAITPVPHPEAFAAAEATVRTLTGLGHHVEELPQAPCDDAVLARDFLLTWFVHLAWDVDAAKRLTGAGNAAFERDTLIIAAIGRATSSLDYVDAVERRHDHTRRLSRFFDSYDLLLTPTLATPPPKIGEFDMPVMLQRASDALIKTRSAGLLRYTKIVDDIVEKNLGWVPYTQLANLTGRPAISLPLHWTGDRLPLGVQFVAPLGGEPLLIRLAAQLEQAVPWSDRVAPL from the coding sequence ATGAACTTCGAGGAGTACCGGACCTATGACGCCACCGGCCTGGCGAAGCTGGTCGCCGATCGGGAGGTGTCAGCGGCGGAGTTGCTCACCCTCGCCCGGGAGCGGGCGGCGGCGGTCAACCCACGGATCAACGCGATCGTGCGCGATGTCCCGGCGTCCCCCTCGGAGGAGTTGGACGGCCCGTTCGCCGGCGTTCCATTCTTGATCAAAGACCTTGCCCAGGACTATGCCGGCCTACCCAGCTCGCAGGGGTCCCGGGCCCTGATGTCGACGCCCGTGGCGGAGCACTCGACCATCGTCCAGCGCTGGATCGATGCCGGCCTGGTCATCTTCGGCAAGACCAATCTGCCGGAGTTCGGTGCGAAAGGGATCACCGAATCGGAGGCGTGGGGCCCGGCGCGCAACCCGTGGGACACGCAGCGAACGCCGGGCGGATCGTCCGGGGGGTCGGCCGCGGCCGTGGCAGCCGGCATCGTGCCGTGCGCGGGTGCCAACGACGGCGGGGGGTCGATCCGCATCCCGGCGGCCTGCTGCGGCCTGATCGGCTTGAAGCCGGGTCGCGGGCTCACCCCGATGGGGCCGGCGACCAGCGAATCCATGCACGGGGCGGCGGTGCAGGGTGTGGTGTCACGAACCGTGCGGGACACCGCGGCGATGCTCGATGTGATCTGTGGTGGCGAGCCGTCCGGGCCCTACCTGCCCGCTCTGCCCGCCTCGCCCTTCGCGGCCGCCGTGGGACAGGACCCTGGAAGACTTCGGATCGGGGTGCGGGTGCCGTCGGCGATCACCCCCGTTCCGCACCCGGAAGCATTCGCTGCCGCCGAGGCCACGGTGCGGACCCTGACCGGGCTCGGACACCACGTCGAGGAGTTGCCGCAGGCGCCGTGCGACGACGCCGTCCTGGCCCGCGACTTCCTGCTCACCTGGTTTGTCCATCTCGCCTGGGACGTCGACGCGGCTAAGCGACTCACCGGCGCCGGTAATGCGGCGTTCGAGCGCGACACGCTGATCATCGCGGCTATCGGCCGGGCGACCAGCAGCCTCGATTACGTGGACGCCGTGGAACGGCGCCATGATCACACTCGTCGGTTGAGCCGGTTCTTCGACTCGTACGACCTGCTGCTGACGCCGACTCTGGCGACCCCGCCGCCGAAGATCGGCGAGTTCGACATGCCGGTCATGTTGCAGCGCGCGTCAGACGCTCTGATCAAGACCCGCAGCGCCGGCCTCCTGCGCTACACCAAGATCGTCGACGACATCGTCGAGAAGAACTTGGGCTGGGTGCCCTATACCCAACTGGCCAACCTGACCGGCCGGCCGGCGATCTCGTTGCCGCTGCACTGGACCGGTGACCGCCTGCCGCTCGGCGTCCAGTTCGTGGCGCCGCTGGGTGGAGAACCGCTGTTGATTCGTCTGGCAGCGCAATTGGAACAGGCAGTGCCATGGTCGGACCGGGTGGCGCCCCTATAG
- a CDS encoding GGDEF domain-containing protein — MVAIKRRLGILNRWQRADQFDWLSGYLAARGISGATRALMAFISTSLVLCLLVLLSGADGPRGAVPVAMTWAAVVGGTAGALLWIWRWPTRAQSLAYGLTCNIAVALACLAHPKPLAALIGCIAFATFGAYMAFFHTTGFVLYNFAVAAAVGLFEAGRLADMGHPSLAVVDLWLVVEVNIALPLAIGVLVRALAGDLLRADRDPLTGLLNRRAFAHNALGMMLARRGIDAHLVVLVVDLDNFKGLNDNRGHAAGDYALVQVGQALLAAAEEQAVVARSGGEEFLLAGTAANCNAEQLAKQICDAIAGSTVGVTASIGTACARLDEITPGEHQALLIDLITASDAAMYQAKRLGGNGFYHHELCAGQG, encoded by the coding sequence GTGGTGGCGATTAAGCGGCGACTCGGGATTCTCAACCGGTGGCAGCGGGCGGATCAGTTTGACTGGCTGTCTGGCTACCTGGCCGCGCGCGGCATCAGCGGTGCCACCCGGGCCTTGATGGCGTTCATTTCGACGTCGCTGGTGTTGTGTCTGCTGGTGTTGCTGTCCGGCGCGGACGGCCCGCGCGGTGCGGTGCCGGTCGCCATGACCTGGGCTGCGGTAGTCGGCGGGACGGCCGGGGCGCTGCTGTGGATCTGGCGCTGGCCGACACGTGCACAGTCGCTGGCGTACGGTTTGACGTGCAACATCGCCGTCGCGTTGGCGTGTCTCGCGCATCCCAAACCGTTGGCCGCGTTGATCGGCTGCATCGCCTTCGCCACCTTCGGTGCGTACATGGCGTTCTTCCACACGACCGGATTCGTGCTGTACAACTTTGCGGTGGCCGCCGCGGTCGGCCTCTTCGAGGCGGGCCGGCTGGCGGACATGGGGCACCCGTCGCTGGCCGTGGTTGATCTGTGGCTGGTGGTCGAGGTCAACATCGCTCTGCCGCTGGCCATCGGGGTTCTGGTCCGTGCCTTGGCGGGCGATCTGCTGCGGGCCGACCGCGACCCGCTGACCGGTCTGTTGAACCGGCGCGCGTTCGCGCACAACGCGTTGGGGATGATGCTGGCCCGCCGGGGTATCGACGCTCACCTGGTGGTGTTGGTCGTCGATCTGGACAACTTCAAGGGTCTCAACGACAACCGCGGTCATGCCGCGGGTGATTACGCGCTGGTCCAGGTCGGACAGGCACTGCTGGCCGCCGCCGAGGAACAGGCGGTGGTGGCCAGAAGCGGCGGCGAGGAATTCCTGCTGGCCGGCACCGCGGCGAACTGCAACGCCGAGCAGTTGGCCAAACAGATATGCGACGCGATCGCCGGCTCGACGGTGGGAGTCACGGCGAGCATCGGCACCGCCTGCGCCCGGCTCGACGAAATCACACCCGGTGAACATCAGGCACTTCTGATCGACCTGATCACCGCTTCCGATGCCGCGATGTACCAGGCCAAGAGGCTGGGCGGGAATGGGTTTTACCACCACGAACTGTGTGCCGGCCAGGGCTGA
- a CDS encoding AAA family ATPase: MTLTDDQLTDLTAGSTGGGAAHRRVIDDVGDWLDGLDYGVRPTLRALGELLVGVAERETAENAERFTARCLGVPDCGYLLDEARDLNPVSRLTVALALAEWIEEHAAVCEIGPGEYAYPPKWTQTEIGDQRYRHPLCLRVHFPAGALLADAGCVVHIEARDGIMHSAEVSAFVTPDNQAHARAVLDRLARRATELNPYRGRAVRATNNHGLSFSIIELPSTVTRDTVIVPDEVWTEVDLGVTAVRDRHEELRAHGLGARRGVLLCGPPGTGKSAVSAVVAREVVGGFTVIYVEAKAGEDLLTAVVQEAQRLGGPVLIVLEDVDLWCRSRGSSDGGLSELLQAMDIEADARILTLASTNDAATLDKAAIRTGRFDSVVEVGYPNRVDAARILAALIRDIPGGRDVDPAAVVSALPERTSGSDIREVVRRAVLAGADGSVCTATLLGEIGNGRYRAAVPAGLYL; the protein is encoded by the coding sequence ATGACTCTCACCGATGACCAATTGACCGACCTGACCGCCGGGAGCACCGGCGGCGGTGCCGCGCACCGTCGGGTGATCGATGACGTCGGTGACTGGCTGGATGGCCTGGACTACGGTGTGCGTCCCACGCTACGCGCGCTCGGCGAGTTGCTCGTTGGAGTCGCCGAACGCGAAACTGCCGAGAACGCGGAACGATTCACCGCGCGCTGCCTGGGCGTGCCGGATTGTGGGTACCTGCTCGACGAAGCGCGTGACCTCAATCCGGTGTCCCGACTGACCGTCGCTCTGGCCCTCGCGGAATGGATCGAGGAACACGCTGCCGTGTGCGAGATCGGCCCCGGCGAGTACGCCTACCCGCCGAAATGGACGCAGACCGAGATCGGCGACCAGCGCTACCGCCATCCACTGTGTCTGCGCGTGCACTTCCCGGCCGGAGCGCTGTTGGCGGACGCGGGCTGCGTCGTGCACATCGAGGCGCGCGACGGCATCATGCATTCGGCCGAGGTGAGCGCATTCGTCACGCCGGACAACCAGGCACACGCTCGCGCGGTGCTGGATCGTCTCGCCCGCCGCGCCACCGAGCTGAACCCGTACCGGGGCCGCGCGGTGCGTGCCACCAACAATCACGGGCTCAGCTTCAGCATCATCGAGCTGCCGTCGACGGTCACTCGTGACACCGTCATCGTTCCCGACGAAGTCTGGACCGAGGTCGACCTCGGCGTCACCGCGGTGCGCGACCGTCACGAAGAACTGCGGGCACATGGGCTGGGGGCTCGGCGCGGTGTGCTGCTGTGCGGGCCGCCCGGCACCGGCAAGTCAGCGGTGAGCGCGGTGGTGGCCCGCGAAGTGGTCGGCGGCTTCACGGTCATCTACGTCGAGGCCAAGGCGGGCGAAGACCTGCTGACCGCGGTGGTGCAGGAGGCGCAACGTCTCGGCGGTCCGGTGCTGATCGTGCTCGAAGACGTAGATCTGTGGTGCCGTAGCCGCGGGTCGAGCGACGGCGGTCTGTCAGAACTGTTGCAGGCCATGGACATCGAAGCCGACGCCCGGATTCTGACATTGGCGTCCACCAACGACGCGGCGACCCTGGACAAGGCGGCGATCCGCACCGGACGGTTCGACTCGGTCGTGGAGGTCGGATACCCCAACCGCGTCGACGCAGCGCGCATCCTGGCGGCTCTGATCCGCGACATCCCCGGGGGTCGCGACGTCGACCCGGCCGCCGTCGTCTCCGCGCTGCCCGAGCGGACCAGCGGTAGCGACATCCGGGAAGTCGTCCGCCGGGCGGTGCTGGCCGGCGCTGACGGAAGCGTTTGTACTGCAACGCTTTTAGGCGAGATCGGCAACGGTCGTTACCGGGCGGCGGTGCCGGCAGGGCTCTACCTCTGA
- a CDS encoding ribonuclease Z: MSARELIVLGTASQAPTRYRNQNGYLLRWDGEGLMFDPGEGTQRQMLLAGVAMSSVTRLCVTHFHGDHCLGVPGIIQRLSLDEAQHRVHAYFPASGRQYFTRLRHACVFHDRADICAQPVAVDGPVAAGEFGVLEARRLEHSTDAIGYRLIEPDGRRFVPELLERFGLDGPAVGRLHAAGSIDWGGRTVDLSEVSEARPGQRFAFVMDTRLCDGVYALADGADLLVIEATFLSRDSDLAARYGHLTARQAARVAAECGVRRLVLTHFSQRYTSTREHHDEAAEVFDGDLVIAEDLARIRVPERL; this comes from the coding sequence ATGTCGGCCCGCGAACTGATCGTGCTGGGCACTGCCAGTCAAGCGCCCACCAGGTACCGCAACCAGAACGGCTACCTGTTGCGCTGGGACGGCGAAGGGCTGATGTTCGACCCCGGCGAGGGCACCCAGCGACAGATGCTGCTCGCCGGCGTAGCAATGAGCAGCGTGACCCGGTTGTGCGTCACCCATTTTCACGGTGATCACTGCCTAGGCGTCCCAGGGATCATCCAGCGCCTGTCCCTGGACGAGGCACAGCACCGGGTGCACGCCTATTTCCCGGCTTCCGGGCGGCAGTACTTCACCCGCCTGCGTCACGCCTGCGTCTTTCACGACCGCGCCGACATCTGCGCGCAGCCCGTCGCCGTCGACGGGCCGGTGGCGGCGGGAGAGTTCGGGGTGCTGGAAGCGCGGCGGCTCGAGCATTCCACCGATGCGATCGGTTATCGGCTCATCGAGCCCGACGGTCGTCGATTTGTGCCCGAACTGTTGGAGCGCTTCGGGCTCGATGGTCCCGCGGTCGGCCGGCTGCATGCGGCCGGCTCCATCGACTGGGGTGGGCGGACGGTCGATCTATCGGAAGTCAGCGAGGCGCGGCCGGGCCAACGGTTCGCCTTCGTGATGGACACCCGGCTGTGCGACGGGGTCTACGCCCTGGCCGACGGCGCGGACCTGCTGGTGATCGAGGCGACGTTTCTGAGTCGGGACTCGGATCTGGCCGCGCGCTACGGACACCTCACGGCGCGGCAGGCGGCACGGGTTGCGGCCGAGTGCGGAGTGCGGCGGCTGGTGCTCACCCATTTCTCGCAGCGGTACACCAGCACCCGGGAACACCACGACGAGGCGGCCGAGGTTTTCGACGGAGACCTCGTCATCGCCGAAGACCTGGCCCGCATCCGGGTCCCCGAGCGGCTCTGA